The Flavobacterium jumunjinense genome includes a region encoding these proteins:
- the odhB gene encoding 2-oxoglutarate dehydrogenase complex dihydrolipoyllysine-residue succinyltransferase: MILEMKVPSPGESITEVEIATWLVQDGDYVEKDQAIAEVDSDKATLELPAEASGIISLKAEEGDAVAVGQVVCHIDTAAAKPEGGAPAKVETKVEEKKTEDPKAAPVQATTYATGTPSPAARKILDEKNIEPSTIVGTGKGGRVTTEDAMNAVPSMGTPTGGSRGSERTKLSMLRRKVAERLVAAKNETAMLTTFNEVNMTPINIIRNQYKEEFKAKHNGVGLGYMSFFTKAVTRALQLYPDVNSMMDGDYKIAYDFADISIAVSGPKGLMVPVVRNAENLTFRGVEAEIKRLALRARDGQITVDDMTGGTFTITNGGVFGSMLSTPIINPPQSGILGMHNIIERPIAVNGKVEIHPMMYVALSYDHRIIDGRESVGFLVAVKEALENPMELLMDNNPKKALEL; this comes from the coding sequence ATGATTTTAGAAATGAAAGTTCCTTCTCCAGGGGAATCAATTACAGAAGTAGAAATTGCAACTTGGTTAGTACAAGATGGTGATTATGTTGAAAAAGATCAAGCTATAGCTGAGGTAGATTCAGACAAAGCAACATTAGAATTGCCTGCGGAAGCAAGTGGAATTATTTCACTTAAAGCGGAAGAAGGAGATGCAGTAGCAGTAGGACAAGTAGTTTGTCATATTGATACAGCAGCAGCAAAGCCTGAAGGTGGAGCACCTGCGAAAGTAGAAACTAAAGTAGAAGAGAAGAAAACTGAAGATCCAAAAGCAGCACCTGTTCAAGCAACAACGTATGCAACTGGAACACCTTCTCCGGCAGCTAGAAAAATATTAGACGAAAAAAACATTGAGCCATCTACAATTGTAGGAACAGGTAAAGGTGGAAGAGTAACTACAGAAGATGCAATGAATGCTGTGCCTTCTATGGGAACACCAACTGGAGGATCTCGTGGTTCTGAAAGAACTAAATTGTCAATGCTACGTAGAAAAGTAGCAGAACGTTTAGTAGCGGCTAAAAACGAAACAGCAATGTTAACGACTTTTAACGAAGTTAACATGACACCAATTAATATTATCCGTAATCAATATAAAGAAGAATTCAAAGCTAAACACAATGGTGTTGGTTTAGGATATATGTCTTTCTTTACAAAAGCAGTAACAAGAGCTTTACAATTGTATCCTGATGTTAATTCAATGATGGATGGTGATTATAAAATAGCTTATGATTTTGCTGATATTTCAATTGCGGTTTCTGGACCAAAAGGATTAATGGTACCTGTAGTTCGTAATGCAGAAAACTTAACATTTAGAGGTGTAGAAGCTGAAATTAAAAGATTAGCACTTAGAGCTCGTGACGGACAAATTACTGTTGATGATATGACAGGTGGTACATTTACAATTACTAATGGTGGTGTGTTTGGAAGTATGTTGTCTACTCCAATTATTAATCCTCCTCAATCAGGAATTTTAGGAATGCACAATATTATTGAGCGTCCAATTGCTGTAAATGGAAAGGTTGAAATTCACCCAATGATGTATGTAGCATTATCTTATGACCACAGAATTATCGATGGTCGTGAATCTGTTGGTTTCTTAGTAGCAGTTAAAGAAGCATTAGAAAACCCAATGGAGTTATTAATGGATAATAATCCTAAGAAAGCGTTAGAGCTTTAG
- a CDS encoding retropepsin-like aspartic protease → MEDLQDFLKGKKYKKIRFTVLKTQHLLIKGTVNGIKGTFILDTGASNSCVGLEGIEKFQLFAENSETKAAGAGATGMETQLSKKNNLKLSHWKTNDFNIVIFDMSHVNEALQYYKTKAVDGIIGADILLTGKAIIDYSNHYLYLK, encoded by the coding sequence ATGGAAGACTTACAAGATTTCTTAAAAGGAAAAAAATATAAAAAAATTAGATTTACAGTTCTAAAAACACAACATCTTTTAATTAAAGGAACGGTTAATGGAATTAAAGGAACTTTCATTCTAGACACAGGTGCTAGTAATAGCTGTGTAGGACTAGAAGGCATTGAAAAGTTTCAATTATTTGCAGAAAATTCTGAAACAAAAGCTGCAGGAGCAGGAGCTACTGGAATGGAGACACAATTATCTAAAAAAAACAATCTAAAACTAAGCCATTGGAAAACCAACGACTTCAATATTGTTATTTTCGATATGAGCCATGTGAATGAAGCTTTACAGTATTACAAAACAAAAGCTGTAGATGGTATTATTGGTGCTGATATTTTATTAACTGGAAAAGCCATTATTGATTATTCGAATCATTATTTGTATTTGAAATAA
- a CDS encoding CHAT domain-containing protein — translation MIRGNSMQFGNFKFLFLFLFFSISSFSQTLEDQIYNALDTFVANANTISLKVLNQKEKEFATQVSNQDEKLAMVILYCNKGSFEMKQNLQKEAIISYEKSWSLFSKNKLSNYDITEYCLKPLGTLYTKSGNYALAENIIKKYIFIAEKDKNEATIISGYINLSIVYKTISNHKTAIDLLQKAKKLDASSLQNKRIQEELTVNFIGLKKYNIANELLENNKEQNDFQTLKANAFIALKQNDFNLAVDYFEKAKNILFQKKEIEAREIAKLYIEEASIYTYNRNSKKAYSCLSNALQTLLPFNINTDLPNKNVLYAENTFLDIFDGFAHLENNTVKKMAWYDLSFYVNELIYDNLTSQETQILQQIENRKRTEKCIDALWESYQKNHSTTTLELAYQYAEKSKNTVLKDRNKLKTLLEQHPKNKDLQLQNNLLSKQESLINEYIRLQITNENPNRIITLNNELTTLTFQLKEVNNTVQKSFKSNEKQIETASLLKKLEYDKAQMLYYFWAKEHFYYFYFNANTLIWKRINLNETTTTLIQNYIHFFDDANAINEDVTAFSSTAHSLFQLLEIDTLEKHKNLVIVPDGLFYFLSFDALTTKNTNTTNFNKIPFLIHQNKIVYQTNAAFYIDNLVQKKNDKIVGFFPVFKASNAYLEYSIEEAKALKKSNAVLFMNEEANRDNFKQNTSQYSIIHLSTHGTSGNFSSPATLVFYDDVMLVNELYGLENCNPDLVILSACESGIGKLQKGEGTISIARAFQYAGAKNVLFSLWKINDYATAQLMTNFYSNYSKNHSFFESNYNAKIDYLKDSSIANAKKSPYYWSAFVYYGSIDTNATHYTHYIILGCIILLLLFFYVRHISQRKHKVH, via the coding sequence TTGATTCGTGGCAATTCTATGCAATTTGGAAATTTTAAATTCTTATTCCTTTTTTTATTTTTTTCTATCTCCAGTTTTTCACAAACTTTAGAAGATCAGATTTATAATGCTTTAGACACTTTTGTTGCTAATGCAAATACTATTTCATTAAAAGTTCTCAATCAAAAAGAAAAAGAATTTGCTACCCAAGTTTCTAATCAAGATGAAAAGTTAGCAATGGTAATTCTATATTGCAATAAAGGCTCTTTTGAAATGAAACAAAATCTTCAAAAAGAGGCTATAATCTCCTATGAAAAATCTTGGTCGTTATTTTCAAAAAACAAACTCTCAAACTACGATATAACCGAATATTGCTTAAAACCATTAGGCACTTTATATACAAAATCTGGGAATTATGCGCTTGCTGAAAACATCATTAAAAAATATATTTTCATAGCAGAAAAAGACAAAAATGAAGCAACAATTATTTCAGGATACATTAATTTGTCAATTGTTTACAAAACCATTAGCAACCATAAAACAGCCATTGACCTTCTTCAGAAAGCTAAAAAACTAGACGCTTCTTCTCTTCAGAACAAAAGAATTCAAGAAGAACTAACAGTAAACTTTATTGGTTTAAAAAAATACAATATTGCAAACGAATTACTTGAAAACAATAAAGAGCAAAATGATTTTCAGACCTTAAAAGCAAATGCATTTATAGCATTAAAACAAAATGATTTTAATTTGGCAGTAGATTATTTTGAAAAAGCAAAAAACATTCTTTTTCAAAAAAAAGAAATAGAAGCAAGAGAAATTGCAAAACTTTATATTGAAGAAGCCTCTATCTATACCTATAATAGAAACTCTAAAAAAGCATATTCTTGTCTGTCAAATGCATTACAAACATTATTACCCTTCAATATAAATACAGATTTACCAAACAAAAATGTTCTATATGCAGAAAATACTTTTTTAGATATTTTTGATGGATTCGCTCATCTTGAAAACAATACAGTCAAAAAAATGGCTTGGTATGATTTAAGTTTTTATGTGAATGAATTAATCTATGATAATTTAACTTCTCAAGAAACACAAATTCTACAACAAATTGAAAACAGGAAACGAACCGAAAAGTGTATAGATGCTTTGTGGGAATCCTACCAAAAAAACCATTCTACGACTACTTTAGAACTCGCTTATCAATATGCTGAAAAGAGCAAAAACACTGTTTTAAAAGACCGAAACAAACTAAAAACATTACTCGAACAGCATCCGAAAAACAAAGATTTACAACTCCAAAACAATCTACTTTCCAAGCAAGAGTCTTTAATTAATGAATACATTCGATTACAGATTACTAATGAAAACCCCAACCGAATTATTACGTTAAACAATGAACTGACAACTCTTACTTTTCAATTAAAAGAAGTAAACAATACAGTTCAAAAGTCGTTTAAGAGTAACGAAAAACAAATAGAAACTGCTTCATTGCTAAAGAAATTAGAATATGACAAGGCTCAAATGCTTTACTATTTTTGGGCAAAAGAACATTTTTACTATTTCTACTTTAATGCTAATACTCTTATTTGGAAAAGAATAAATTTGAACGAAACAACAACGACATTAATTCAAAACTATATTCATTTCTTTGATGATGCTAATGCAATTAATGAAGATGTTACTGCGTTTTCATCTACTGCTCACTCCTTGTTTCAACTTTTAGAAATAGATACTCTTGAAAAACACAAGAATCTTGTCATAGTTCCTGATGGATTATTTTACTTTCTATCTTTTGATGCGTTAACAACTAAAAATACAAACACGACAAACTTTAATAAAATTCCTTTTTTAATACATCAAAACAAAATTGTCTATCAAACGAATGCTGCTTTTTATATTGACAATCTTGTTCAGAAGAAAAACGATAAAATTGTTGGCTTTTTCCCTGTTTTTAAAGCTTCTAATGCTTACTTAGAATATTCTATAGAAGAGGCAAAAGCATTAAAGAAGAGCAATGCTGTTTTGTTCATGAATGAAGAAGCTAATCGTGATAACTTCAAACAAAACACGAGTCAATATTCTATTATTCATTTATCTACTCATGGAACGAGTGGTAATTTTTCTTCACCAGCTACTTTGGTTTTCTATGATGATGTGATGCTTGTAAATGAATTATATGGTTTAGAAAATTGCAATCCAGATTTAGTTATTTTGAGTGCTTGCGAATCTGGAATTGGAAAACTACAAAAAGGAGAAGGAACCATTAGTATTGCAAGAGCTTTTCAATATGCTGGAGCAAAAAATGTTCTGTTTAGTCTTTGGAAAATTAATGATTATGCAACAGCACAACTAATGACTAACTTTTATAGTAATTATTCAAAAAATCATTCTTTTTTTGAGTCAAACTATAATGCTAAAATAGATTATTTAAAAGATAGTTCTATTGCTAATGCTAAAAAATCTCCTTATTATTGGAGTGCATTTGTATATTATGGAAGTATTGACACTAATGCAACACATTATACTCATTATATTATACTTGGTTGTATTATACTTTTGCTTTTGTTTTTCTATGTTCGTCATATTTCACAAAGAAAACACAAAGTCCATTAA
- a CDS encoding PKD domain-containing protein, protein MFQKSVTLLFLVFYCVLFSQTHLDNKDTLSRKAIILPKQDKNTFIFNSETPLLNQIAGAPKAYYTYFWELGDGNYSTKKDPKHTYKKPGEYEVKLWVTNNYDTGKTPTTRPTKVKTNETADISENEIQIIKNDIDLKRNREPLPDEDFIIVLTYKNEKDYVTNGTVYFYYNEKEFKNDNFELLEISNYHNETINDLGNDLVFNHDHDDNFSTYASTNNTFTTTYKYQDTTERKNLPLSIEEAKQTFKKGKKITFKNLSPNEQRNIFFNLKTTPEMIKDTSAILRVRSIYVPDENYENHKIKDMEMEIVTSHDPNKMSTSGLFINYRLVRFKRIKFKTRFQNDGEGPARTIRLETDVPDMFDKSTLQIESMYPECPICPKNKEVRYSCLDTIVMQKQIIFTFKNIYLPGTQQKNVMEKDSTKGFVKYSLKFGEDFHKKTTKSRTVIIFDKNEPIITNYSRTRFNPGISIGAKAGYNYFPKLNNSRSYFTGFTISPFKAYRFYWQSELYANKHDFESENTNVISDAPENVGPFDLNSGLVIDNAFVRRENLVEKSRTIIETVPISLRYNINNYIGIGFGPQITTIISSKKTSKKTTRYYEPTQSPTNPNFVPGEEYVELTQRETLTNNEKTQIQTQLFLDTTFGFARIGPSVGIRYYKNFKTDFDSWQFYAIWKF, encoded by the coding sequence ATGTTCCAAAAATCAGTCACACTTCTATTTTTAGTCTTTTATTGTGTGCTTTTTTCTCAAACACATCTAGACAACAAAGACACCTTATCCAGAAAAGCGATTATACTTCCAAAACAAGATAAGAACACATTTATATTCAATTCGGAAACACCATTATTAAATCAAATTGCTGGTGCGCCAAAAGCTTATTACACTTATTTTTGGGAATTAGGAGATGGTAATTATAGTACAAAAAAAGACCCCAAGCATACCTATAAAAAACCTGGTGAATATGAAGTAAAACTTTGGGTAACTAATAATTATGACACTGGAAAAACGCCTACAACCAGACCTACAAAGGTTAAAACCAATGAAACAGCTGACATTTCTGAAAATGAAATTCAAATTATTAAAAATGATATTGACTTAAAGCGGAATAGAGAACCATTACCTGATGAAGATTTTATCATCGTTTTAACTTATAAAAACGAAAAAGACTATGTTACCAACGGTACTGTTTACTTTTATTACAATGAAAAAGAATTCAAAAATGACAACTTTGAACTATTAGAAATTAGCAACTATCATAACGAAACGATTAATGATCTGGGTAACGATTTGGTATTTAACCACGATCATGACGACAATTTTTCTACCTATGCTTCAACCAATAATACATTTACAACAACCTACAAATATCAAGACACTACAGAACGTAAAAACCTACCTTTATCTATAGAAGAAGCTAAACAAACATTTAAGAAAGGTAAAAAAATAACATTTAAAAACTTAAGTCCAAACGAGCAACGTAATATCTTCTTTAATCTAAAAACTACTCCAGAAATGATTAAAGATACTAGTGCCATCTTAAGAGTAAGAAGTATTTATGTTCCTGATGAAAACTATGAGAATCATAAAATAAAAGACATGGAAATGGAGATTGTTACTTCACATGACCCAAACAAAATGTCAACTAGCGGTTTATTCATTAATTATAGGTTAGTACGTTTTAAGCGAATTAAATTTAAAACTCGTTTTCAAAATGATGGTGAAGGTCCAGCACGAACCATACGTTTAGAAACAGATGTTCCTGATATGTTTGACAAATCTACATTACAAATTGAAAGCATGTATCCTGAATGTCCTATTTGTCCAAAAAACAAAGAAGTTCGCTATAGTTGCTTAGACACAATTGTAATGCAAAAACAAATCATTTTTACATTTAAAAATATTTATCTACCTGGAACACAACAAAAAAATGTTATGGAAAAAGATTCTACGAAAGGCTTTGTTAAATACAGTTTAAAATTCGGAGAAGATTTTCACAAAAAAACAACAAAAAGTAGAACTGTCATCATTTTCGATAAAAACGAACCCATTATAACCAATTATTCAAGAACACGATTTAATCCTGGTATTTCTATTGGAGCAAAAGCTGGATATAATTATTTTCCGAAATTAAACAATTCTAGAAGCTATTTTACGGGTTTCACAATTTCACCTTTCAAAGCTTATCGTTTTTATTGGCAAAGCGAGCTTTATGCAAACAAACATGATTTTGAAAGCGAAAATACTAATGTAATTTCTGATGCACCTGAAAATGTTGGTCCTTTTGATTTAAACAGTGGATTGGTTATTGACAATGCTTTTGTTAGAAGAGAAAATTTGGTTGAAAAATCTAGAACAATAATAGAAACCGTGCCTATTTCTTTAAGATACAATATCAATAATTATATAGGTATTGGATTTGGACCACAAATTACCACAATTATTTCCTCTAAGAAAACCAGCAAAAAAACAACTCGTTATTATGAACCCACACAATCTCCTACAAATCCTAACTTTGTTCCTGGTGAGGAATATGTTGAACTAACACAACGCGAAACACTCACTAATAATGAGAAAACGCAAATACAAACACAACTCTTTTTAGACACAACTTTTGGTTTTGCTCGAATTGGTCCAAGTGTAGGTATTCGTTATTATAAAAACTTTAAAACCGATTTTGATTCGTGGCAATTCTATGCAATTTGGAAATTTTAA
- a CDS encoding P-loop NTPase family protein, giving the protein MKKLNLLNNRTGSKTSLFKTLLVFTLSTFILTSCETSDDNDCDTCNIPTNAEFAALKEDALASITQEFQLNTTNGTTTFTSANGVEIDINPNCITLNGTIVSGVIDIKYIELFDAGKMLTTNKPTMGLLPNGDKSMLISGGEFYINATQNGQQLELTCSMNLRIPSDLTEEEAGMTLWNGTFDANGDLEWAEEIDPVGTQGGVFLEQGPAGNAQYYAFFNNFGWTNVDKFYNFTGPKTQILATVPTGYNYGNSAVYLHYDGEGNALAHLDTYDAATGQFSEHYGQIPIGLNCHIIFATEENGQWRYAIKPVTITANEIYNFTLPETILGTEAQLVAAINALP; this is encoded by the coding sequence ATGAAAAAGTTAAATTTATTAAACAACAGAACAGGAAGCAAAACGTCTTTATTCAAAACCTTATTGGTCTTCACATTATCAACATTTATTCTAACAAGCTGTGAAACTTCTGACGATAATGATTGCGACACTTGCAACATTCCAACCAATGCAGAATTTGCAGCGTTAAAAGAAGATGCTCTAGCAAGTATTACACAAGAATTTCAATTAAACACTACCAACGGAACAACCACTTTTACTTCTGCTAATGGTGTTGAAATAGACATTAACCCGAACTGTATCACTTTAAACGGAACGATTGTTTCTGGAGTTATTGATATTAAATACATTGAACTTTTTGATGCTGGGAAAATGTTAACTACAAACAAACCAACAATGGGGTTGCTTCCCAATGGTGACAAGTCAATGTTAATTTCTGGTGGCGAATTTTACATTAACGCTACACAAAACGGACAACAATTAGAGCTTACTTGTAGTATGAATTTAAGAATACCTTCTGACTTAACTGAAGAAGAAGCTGGAATGACTTTATGGAATGGAACATTTGATGCTAATGGTGATTTAGAATGGGCTGAAGAAATTGACCCTGTTGGCACACAAGGTGGCGTTTTTCTTGAACAAGGACCTGCTGGAAACGCACAATACTATGCTTTTTTCAATAATTTTGGATGGACAAATGTGGATAAGTTTTATAATTTCACAGGACCGAAGACACAAATTTTAGCAACAGTTCCTACTGGATATAACTATGGAAACAGTGCTGTATATTTACATTATGATGGTGAAGGAAATGCTTTAGCACACCTTGACACTTATGATGCGGCTACAGGTCAGTTTTCAGAACACTATGGACAAATTCCTATTGGTTTAAACTGTCATATTATATTCGCTACTGAAGAAAACGGACAATGGAGATATGCTATAAAACCTGTAACTATAACTGCAAATGAAATTTATAATTTCACACTTCCAGAAACAATTTTAGGTACCGAAGCACAATTAGTTGCCGCTATAAATGCTTTGCCATAA
- a CDS encoding RNA polymerase sigma factor, which translates to MNKEEVHQDQIYIEGLLNNDSRIIHAIYDKFSFKVIHYIKMNSGNEEEAKDVIQEVLIMIYNQAKQNGLKLTCPFDAYFFLLCKRRWLNELKKSSKKEVTLPDENVSKDETLEEMLFQTDQFNERQVLFEMMFQKLGEKCQEILKLSFVTKTMEEVAKKLNVSYAYARKKKSLCTGKLTELIQESVIYQSLKNF; encoded by the coding sequence ATGAATAAAGAAGAAGTACATCAAGATCAAATATACATTGAGGGATTGTTAAATAACGATTCAAGGATTATTCATGCTATATATGATAAATTCTCATTTAAGGTTATTCATTATATAAAAATGAATAGCGGAAATGAAGAAGAGGCGAAAGATGTAATTCAGGAAGTTTTAATTATGATTTATAATCAAGCCAAACAAAATGGATTGAAGTTGACTTGTCCTTTTGATGCTTATTTTTTTCTATTATGTAAAAGACGATGGTTAAACGAATTAAAAAAATCTTCAAAAAAAGAGGTAACATTACCCGATGAAAATGTATCTAAAGATGAAACATTAGAAGAGATGCTTTTTCAAACCGATCAATTTAATGAAAGACAGGTTCTTTTTGAAATGATGTTTCAAAAATTAGGCGAAAAATGTCAGGAGATATTAAAACTAAGTTTTGTAACTAAAACAATGGAAGAAGTTGCGAAAAAGTTAAATGTTTCCTATGCCTATGCAAGAAAAAAGAAATCACTTTGTACAGGTAAACTTACGGAGTTGATTCAAGAATCAGTAATCTATCAATCATTAAAAAACTTTTAA
- a CDS encoding tetratricopeptide repeat protein, with protein MQEGIYIVFDNYLQNRMSFEEKKNLETQFQKDIDLREKFELYKQANLFLETKFSKDTQFFKENLSQVSEKYFSNVSEKKIKKTKIIPLTSKWFAIAATIVVVVSFWIFNQSGIPKYEEYNNHQKIHLTERSSENTTLKLAEKAFNDKNFQQAIIEFEANNIESLDTEERLYYAVSLIETEQYQKSEAILLAIKEGNSIFKEDAIWYLGLMALKQKKYDESIKYLKLITDNSERFDTAQTLLNDLD; from the coding sequence ATGCAAGAGGGAATTTATATAGTTTTTGATAACTATCTTCAAAATAGAATGAGTTTTGAAGAGAAAAAAAATCTAGAAACACAATTTCAAAAAGATATAGATCTTAGAGAAAAATTTGAATTGTATAAGCAGGCAAATTTATTTTTGGAAACTAAGTTTTCTAAGGATACTCAATTTTTTAAAGAGAATTTAAGTCAAGTGTCAGAGAAGTATTTTTCAAATGTAAGTGAAAAGAAAATAAAGAAAACAAAAATAATTCCGCTCACTTCTAAATGGTTTGCAATAGCTGCAACTATAGTAGTGGTGGTCTCTTTTTGGATTTTCAATCAGAGTGGTATTCCAAAATACGAGGAGTATAATAATCATCAAAAAATTCATTTAACAGAAAGAAGTAGTGAAAACACAACTTTAAAGTTGGCTGAAAAAGCGTTTAATGATAAAAACTTTCAACAGGCAATAATTGAGTTTGAAGCGAATAATATTGAGAGCTTAGATACTGAAGAACGACTATATTATGCAGTTTCATTAATTGAAACGGAACAATATCAAAAATCAGAAGCGATTTTGTTAGCGATTAAAGAGGGTAATTCTATTTTTAAAGAAGATGCAATTTGGTATTTAGGACTAATGGCATTAAAGCAAAAAAAGTATGACGAATCTATCAAATATTTGAAATTAATTACAGATAATTCCGAAAGATTTGACACAGCGCAAACACTTTTAAATGATTTAGATTAA
- a CDS encoding TatD family hydrolase: protein MILTDTHTHLYSEEFDNDREEAIQRAIDAGVSRFFIPSIDSSSTKKMYDLEKQYPSNIFLMMGLHPTYVKENYLEELAHVEKELALNKFYAVGEIGIDLYWDKTFLKEQQHAFQYQIQLAKKYKLAINIHCRDAFGEVFEVLEDEKADDLFGIFHCFTGDFNQAKRAIDLNMKLGIGGVATFKNGKIDQFLNEIDLQHIVLETDAPYLAPVPNRGKRNESSYTLLVAQKLAEIYQLPLFEIAKVTTENSKAIFGI, encoded by the coding sequence TTGATACTTACTGATACGCATACCCATTTATATTCTGAAGAATTTGATAATGATAGAGAGGAAGCAATACAAAGAGCTATAGATGCAGGTGTTTCTCGTTTTTTTATTCCTTCAATAGATTCTAGTTCAACAAAGAAAATGTATGATTTAGAAAAACAATATCCTTCAAATATTTTTCTAATGATGGGACTTCATCCAACTTATGTGAAAGAAAATTATTTAGAAGAATTGGCGCATGTAGAAAAAGAGTTAGCTTTAAATAAATTTTATGCTGTTGGTGAAATTGGTATCGATTTGTATTGGGATAAAACTTTTTTAAAGGAACAACAACATGCTTTTCAGTATCAAATTCAATTGGCTAAAAAGTATAAATTAGCAATTAATATACATTGTCGCGATGCTTTTGGTGAAGTTTTTGAGGTTTTAGAAGATGAAAAGGCAGACGATTTGTTTGGGATTTTTCATTGTTTTACTGGAGATTTCAATCAAGCAAAAAGAGCAATAGATTTAAATATGAAGTTGGGTATTGGTGGTGTTGCGACTTTTAAAAATGGAAAAATAGATCAATTTCTTAATGAAATCGATTTGCAACATATTGTTCTTGAAACGGATGCACCTTATTTGGCACCAGTTCCAAATCGAGGAAAACGAAATGAAAGTAGCTATACTTTGCTCGTGGCTCAGAAATTAGCAGAAATTTATCAGTTGCCATTGTTTGAAATTGCTAAGGTTACAACAGAGAATTCAAAAGCAATTTTTGGAATTTAA
- a CDS encoding 1-acyl-sn-glycerol-3-phosphate acyltransferase produces the protein MQKFDSIRPFYDSEVNEALCSSLNHPMMKAMMNFTFPETEEEVWKDQLSKTHSIRDFQINFVYQSIKKILENSSDGLTTSGFETLEPNTSYLFISNHRDIILDTSLLNVSLFDHGLVMTASAIGDNLVKKDFVLKLSKLNRNFLVQRGLTPRELLQSSKLMSEYICHLVSKENRSVWIAQREGRTKDGNDATHQGVLKMLGMASEEKEVTDYFRKLKIVPVSISYEYDPTDALKMPQLLANAKDEVYIKDKNEDFVTLLSGIIGQKKRIHIHVGAVIDKELDAIKADNDNTNKKIQALANVIDDSILQHYKLWPTNFIAYDILNNTKQFSHLYTSDEKQLFQRRFEMRIDTDNDTLREGFLAMYANPVVNKMKYQNAE, from the coding sequence ATGCAGAAATTTGACTCTATTCGTCCATTTTATGATTCAGAGGTTAACGAAGCCTTGTGTTCTTCATTAAATCATCCTATGATGAAAGCAATGATGAACTTTACATTTCCAGAAACTGAAGAAGAAGTTTGGAAAGACCAATTAAGCAAAACTCATTCAATTAGAGATTTCCAGATAAACTTTGTTTACCAATCAATAAAAAAAATATTAGAAAATAGTTCAGATGGACTAACGACTTCTGGTTTTGAAACGTTAGAACCAAACACTTCTTATCTTTTTATTTCAAATCACAGAGATATTATTTTAGATACTTCTTTGCTAAATGTTTCTTTGTTTGATCACGGCTTGGTAATGACAGCATCTGCCATTGGAGATAACCTTGTAAAGAAAGATTTTGTTTTAAAATTATCTAAATTAAATAGAAATTTTTTGGTGCAACGTGGTTTAACACCTAGAGAGTTACTCCAAAGTTCAAAACTAATGTCAGAGTATATTTGCCATTTGGTATCCAAAGAAAATCGTTCCGTTTGGATTGCGCAAAGGGAAGGAAGAACAAAAGATGGAAATGATGCAACACATCAAGGTGTGTTGAAAATGCTAGGAATGGCTTCAGAAGAAAAAGAAGTGACAGATTATTTTAGAAAATTAAAAATAGTTCCTGTTTCTATTTCTTATGAGTACGACCCAACCGATGCTTTAAAAATGCCTCAATTACTGGCGAATGCAAAAGATGAAGTTTATATTAAAGATAAAAACGAAGATTTTGTAACGTTATTAAGTGGAATTATTGGTCAGAAAAAGAGGATTCACATACATGTTGGAGCGGTAATTGATAAAGAGTTAGATGCAATTAAGGCAGATAATGATAATACGAATAAGAAGATTCAAGCATTAGCAAATGTTATTGATGATTCTATTTTGCAACATTATAAATTATGGCCAACGAACTTTATTGCCTACGATATTTTGAATAATACGAAACAATTTTCTCACTTATATACTTCAGATGAAAAGCAATTATTTCAAAGAAGATTCGAAATGAGAATTGATACAGATAATGATACATTAAGAGAAGGTTTTTTGGCAATGTATGCAAATCCAGTTGTGAATAAAATGAAGTATCAAAATGCAGAATAA